One genomic region from Yarrowia lipolytica chromosome 1C, complete sequence encodes:
- a CDS encoding uncharacterized protein (Compare to YALI0C16368g, similar to Saccharomyces cerevisiae IST3 (YIR005W); ancestral locus Anc_7.159, similar to uniprot|P40565 Saccharomyces cerevisiae YIR005w IST3 similarity to RNA-binding proteins) produces MNAIRKTTQINNQELAEGTSISASWHNDYNDTAYIYIGGLESKLTEMDIATVFSQFGNPTHVKLSRDQKTGKSRGFAWLKYEDQRSTVLAVDNFNGVELLGRTMRVDHTYYESRDEEGDAKEVEMLNKARNQRLGRQSGDGGGDERNDHEDRSRDERDRRSHHSSRDRSPNARDTRERRSHRSSRDRSPGDRQRSHRRSRRSRDDDNKDGEEIERSRRSLDDMGRIGGERNRRGGDSKNDGERSSRRSRDDGSSRRSRRSRGDGSRERSRKQSRRDRSTSRDRSGERESETARGSTKLESTANQDPDLVDPMAAYFADKK; encoded by the exons ATGAA CGCGATACGCAAAACGACACAAATCAACAACCAGGAGCTGGCAGAGGGAACATCTATCTCAGCGTCGTGGCACAACGACTACAATGACACGGCATACATTTACATTGGAGGACTGGAATCCAAACTGACGGAAATGGACATTGCAACAGTGTTTTCTCAGTTTGGAAACCCGACGCACGTGAAgctatcacgtgaccaaaagACCGGCAAGTCGCGTGGCTTCGCTTGGCTCAAATACGAAGATCAGCGAAGTACGGTTCTGGCAGTTGACAACTTCAATGGCGTGGAGCTGCTGGGAAGAACAATGAGAGTGGACCACACGTACtacgagtcacgtgacgaggagggcgacgccaaggaggtggaaatGTTGAACAAGGCCCGCAACCAGCGTCTGGGTCGGCagagtggtgatggtggtggtgatgagagGAATGATCATGAAGACAGATCTCGTGATGAACGTGATAGAAGATCTCACCactcatcacgtgacagatCACCAAATGCACGTGACACAAGAGAGAGACGGTCTCATCGCTCTTCACGAGACAGATCGCCGGGCGATCGTCAAAGGTCTCATCGAAGATCCAGGAGATCGCGGGACGACGATAATAaggatggagaggagattgagcgCTCTAGACGGTCACTTGATGACATGGGAAGAATTGGCGGAGAGCGGAATAGGCGAGGTGGAGATTCGAAGAACGACGGAGAgagaagctcgaggaggTCGCGTGATGACGGAAGTTCCAGACGCTCCAGACGGTCTCGGGGCGATGGCTCTCGTGAACGGTCTCGGAAACAGAGCCGGAGAGATCGGTCTACGTCACGCGATAGATCAGGTGAGCGCGAGTCTGAGACTGCACGCGGATCCACCAAGCTTGAAAGCACTGCCAACCAGGATCCTGATCTAGTGGATCCTATGGCTGCTTACTTTGCCGATAAGAAGTGA
- a CDS encoding uncharacterized protein (Converted to coding from non-coding YALI0C16291g, no similarity frameshifts): MSCHQFSCNHGGEICSFLSGLTVTTNDEAVGWVAEVRLDFDSFILSTVYERDKKTLSLLQSSSWRRMQLYYSYRPVGTAIGDEPISLKEPFDEESFEALDDFDHIDDLPDADNRKVIRMLEPGDAIVAHARSANVASMRRSRV; the protein is encoded by the exons ATGTCCTGTCACCAGTTCAGTTGTAACCATGGTGGTGAGATCTGCAGCTTTCTGTCCGGACTGACCGTGACGACCAACGACGAGGCTGTCGGATGGGTTGCTGAGGTTCGACTTGATTTCGACTCTTTCATCCTTTCCACGGTCTATGAACGAGACAAGAAGACTCTGAGTTTGCTTCAGAGCTCAAGCTGGAGGCGcatg CAATTATATTACTCCTACCGCCCTGTTGGTACTGCCATTGGTGACGAACCAATCAGTCTCAAGGAGCCGTTCGATGAGGAGTCGTTCGAGGCTCTTGATGACTTCGATCATATTGATGATTTGCCTGACGCGGACAACAGAAAGGTCATCCGAATGTTGGAGCCCGGTGACGCCATTGTGGCACATGCCAGATCCGCAAATGTGGCCTCGATGCGTCGTAGCCGAGTATGA
- a CDS encoding uncharacterized protein (Truncated form of YALI0C16346g, some similarities with uniprot|P25558 Saccharomyces cerevisiae YCL014W Bud site selection protein BUD3, similar to Saccharomyces cerevisiae BUD3 (YCL014W); ancestral locus Anc_1.406): MTWLHLFLRDTKRTVSWEQCDRQNHSYQTRSLYMSSSISQYRCSHQRDQNAASSTTRTHDLLVTVSAYQANLFWVVSEQSIIKAPRERAHGNANCVNLLPITTVLLYKLGAERLQTCHGQLPTLAADSFILPNLFTFPRAALLLPFFANPGLSLPISTPSADVIIIDCNSLCDSKLYTNPSVISTAVYMVGTDPLFGPILGIVYKTDKSHSCVIISRHGASGFVDMTLSHKSRYYGAVKNLEDKSSAVSRALGIALLRAYVTMDKNIRTYLAKNALQTSFLYDYDETCAGKTASQLVVGDGHGPEEIGKLVLESGVVEPKFVRSSAVDIVYEDSDETIEDNNRLVYLLGEQLEQLFDPLSEYSPEGVEEVYEPPRDEDTDRRGAGGDVDQEDDENGREPSPTSSNFSDSATLTSVCYELITIQNNFRDALISFLQSYLIPLRIQVINGAIPSLNMTKLNSIFPPTIDEIARIHNLFQTALKAATPFGSSEIVRATGMTLPYFYKPCMRHEAALRSFSDLYGDYSALIAESGFVPPVPYSQQRIQSVLAASQNLTKIKLLLDRIVKLSNWGDKHDATMMYYHAAVNTIESFARVENHVVYDKRVFTPTGKILVEFASGWPRELQYGWINRRVVSIFDVTSVFETREMRTESRNTQQHNGSSPSSSKDSILIIFTDHILLLEVEPSYSSTIQTQAQKRIASGVSFHSVSIADMLMHSLINEVAVPQIPPLRVKFWAPISHVFASEYNFGHNLSLFAVGGFNTAEYGNEGIVPNSLENATGGSGSSTTTLLFTLKTPVAPKIVELCTKAKIMSKTQPFHLFHHQKTHGLNLFMTVHEMQGYLSEQRKSPIAIFLNMDGSDGKQLARELTKRHELDAAFSISLLSNESAHVTLHSKFAYTLDRQVSLDSLANFINTEVSNLYTLYLSPANPEMVESIVQGNEMVAQQLMDFATRQAHTKPTKPVQSKSMIDDAALVVTGVSKPVQGVHAKPPVPAKDVKSAKPSAKPSAKAPTKASPSLKSKKSVLSLLGKSPKNSPNPELNRKDSMWMKLKGKLRSPSLREEDEDEDVVESGRVPDVPQKINVPPPVPVVPPTGEMHGLGISAKTPEMDGGKFGAAETPRPTLENDPDVTPKVVRRKKSFAALRRGIQTNSDDEDGAEVDDIGYGDVDNPRVNSESTYGGESGAHGADRAVSGVSDATRAVSSDYGAVSEATRNFSGIQGVTGDPRAAELRAASGVRSVSRPLPVPNADRTPSTATAIYSGNDTSAFNSSSGYNSSSVAANTTSSGIYDPTGVYANTTNGTTSGVYPDASTRAVFNNTTTNSSGYNTTNPVDALGVFGAPAASGVVGTGSIVVTDSSGVDTSASQPGITSSGSIRPIKKEPSHPVFDSNHQLPTSHSHYYTYSGSESEDNVANQRHTWNDSYDSELMGGGHGRNMSSLESLDCGESRDASVSHASRDSRNDVKLFDFIKTNRSSAADPDCVDDVSEFSSFHSSEESSSRGSDFNDSRRFEDSRRFDESRDFMAESRDQSRVYPSQAQSRDQSQYYDQSRDFMADSTSDLQAARNYLASRDSDESRDFMVDSSRDFLAGSSRDILPPGTSRDDSARQLRHMKSSSMAQFKYPPPLPPISSENPAEDEFSSFSYLAGILQGKVALGEEDGKSLESAHARRTSKSARVYSRNPVDTSQVPQSESFTSSIESGSTGGALYPDLRDSSIMFLGKYVRDRSPAKGQTRVKKEWVDEYE, encoded by the coding sequence ATGACCTGGCTCCATCTTTTTCTACGGGATACCAAAAGGACCGTGTCTTGGGAACAGTGCGACCGGCAAAATCACAGTTATCAAACCCGCAGTCTCTACATGTCTTCCTCAATCTCACAATACCGGTGTTCCCACCAACGCGATCAGAATGCTGCCAGTTCCACCACTCGCACGCATGACCTACTTGTCACCGTCTCAGCATATCAAGCGAACCTCTTTTGGGTTGTGTCAGAGCAGTCAATCATCAAAGCGCCCCGAGAGCGGGCTCATGGCAATGCCAACTGTGTGAACTTGCTGCCAATTACAACGGTTCTATTATACAAACTTGGCGCTGAACGGTTACAAACGTGTCATGGACAACTACCAACTCTTGCAGCCGACTCGTTTATCCTGCCAAATCTGTTCACCTTCCCGCGTGCTGCTCTTCTGCTTCCTTTCTTTGCTAACCCAGGTCTCTCCCTTCCCATCTCAACCCCGTCGGCAGATGTGATCATCATCGATTGCAACTCGCTATGCGACTCAAAGCTCTACACAAACCCGTCCGTCATCTCGACCGCCGTCTATATGGTCGGCACGGACCCGCTATTCGGCCCTATTCTCGGCATCGTTTACAAAACGGACAAATCACATTCCTGCGTCATCATCTCGCGCCACGGAGCTTCCGGGTTCGTCGACATGACCCTCAGCCACAAGAGCCGATACTACGGCGCAGTCAAAAACCTCGAGGACAAGTCCTCGGCTGTGTCACGCGCTCTAGGTATCGCCCTCCTGCGTGCCTATGTCACCATGGACAAGAACATCCGTACATATCTCGCCAAAAACGCTCTCCAAACGTCCTTCCTCTACGATTACGATGAGACATGTGCAGGAAAAACGGCCTCTCAGCTTGTTGTGGGGGATGGACATGGTCCCGAGGAGATTGGTAAGCTGGTATTAGAATCTGGTGTTGTCGAACCCAAGTTTGTGCGTTCCAGTGCGGTGGATATCGTCTACGAAGACAGCGACGAGACTATTGAGGATAACAACCGGCTCGTGTACCTGCTTGgcgagcagctcgagcagctgtttgacCCACTGAGTGAGTACTCGCCCGAGGGTGTTGAGGAGGTTTACGAGCCCCCTAGAGACGAAGATACAGACAGACGCGGTGCTGGCGGTGATGTCGAccaggaggacgacgagaacgGTCGCGAACCAAGTCCCACATCGTCCAACTTTTCCGATTCGGCTACACTCACGTCCGTGTGCTATGAGCTCATCACCATCCAGAACAATTTCCGCGACGCGCTTATCTCGTTTTTGCAGTCGTATCTCATTCCGCTGCGAATCCAGGTCATCAATGGCGCCATCCCCTCGCTAAACATGACAAAGTTGAATTCCATCTTCCCACCCACCATTGACGAGATTGCTCGAATTCACAACCTATTCCAGACCGCGCTCAAGGCTGCGACGCCGTTTGGCTCGTCGGAAATCGTCAGAGCCACAGGAATGACTCTTCCTTACTTTTACAAGCCGTGCATGCGCCACGAGGCTGCACTGAGGTCTTTTTCCGATCTCTATGGCGACTACTCTGCGCTGATTGCCGAGTCTGGCTTTGTGCCTCCAGTTCCCTACTCCCAGCAGCGGATCCAGTCAGTTCTGGCCGCTTCTCAAAACCTCACCAagatcaagctgctgctggatcgTATTGTAAAGCTCAGCAACTGGGGCGACAAGCATGATGCGACCATGATGTACTACCATGCGGCTGTCAACACAATTGAGAGTTTTGCGCGGGTGGAAAACCACGTGGTCTACGACAAGCGAGTCTTTACACCAACTGGTAAGATTCTCGTTGAGTTTGCCTCCGGCTGGCCGAGAGAGCTACAGTACGGGTGGATAAACCGAAGAGTTGTGAGCATTTTCGACGTCACGAGTGTGTTTGAGACGCGTGAAATGCGAACCGAATCGCGTAacacacaacaacacaatGGTTCCTCTCCTTCGTCCTCAAAAGACTCAattctcatcatcttcaccgATCACATTCTTCTGCTGGAAGTCGAGCCCTCATACTCGTCGACGATTCAGACACAGGCGCAGAAAAGAATCGCGTCGGGTGTTTCTTTCCACTCGGTGTCCATCGCCGACATGCTAATGCATTCGCTGATCAACGAGGTTGCCGTACCACAAATTCCGCCTCTCAGAGTCAAGTTCTGGGCACCCATATCACACGTTTTTGCTTCCGAATACAACTTTGGCCACAACCTGTCGCTGTTTGCAGTCGGAGGGTTCAACACAGCCGAATATGGCAACGAAGGTATTGTCCCCAACAGCCTGGAGAACGCCACTGGAGGTTCTGGAAGCTCCACCACGACACTACTGTTCACCCTCAAGACTCCGGTTGCACCCAAGATTGTAGAGCTCTGCACTAAGGCGAAGATCATGTCGAAGACACAACCGTTCCATCTCTTTCACCACCAGAAGACTCACGGTCTGAATCTGTTTATGACGGTGCATGAAATGCAGGGCTATCTGTCTGAGCAACGAAAGTCTCCCATTGCCATCTTTCTGAACATGGACGGGTCCGATGGCAAGCAGCTCGCACGTGAACTTACAAAGCGCCACGAGCTGGACGCAGCCTTTTCCATCTCGCTGCTGTCCAACGAGAGTGCCCATGTGACGCTGCACTCCAAGTTTGCCTACACCCTCGACCGCCAGGTGAGTCTGGACTCGCTCGCCAACTTCATCAACACCGAGGTCTCCAATCTGTACACGCTGTATCTGTCTCCGGCCAACCCCGAGATGGTCGAGAGCATTGTGCAGGGAAACGAAATGGTGGCACAGCAGCTGATGGATTTTGCGACGCGCCAGGCCCACACAAAGCCTACCAAACCCGTGCAGAGCAAAAGCATGATTGACGATGCGGCGCTGGTGGTTACGGGCGTGAGCAAGCCCGTCCAGGGAGTGCACGCGAAGCCGCCTGTCCCTGCCAAGGATGTCAAGAGTGCGAAGCCCAGTGCGAAGCCTTCTGCCAAGGCTCCTACCAAGGCATCTCCCTCGTTGAAATCAAAAAAGTCGGTGTTGTCGCTGCTCGGCAAGTCACCCAAGAACAGTCCCAATCCCGAGCTCAACCGGAAAGACAGCATGTGGATGAAACTCAAGGGCAAGTTGCGATCACCCAGTTTGAGagaggaagatgaagatgaagatgtgGTTGAGAGCGGTAGAGTGCCTGACGTACCCCAAAAGATCAACGTGCCCCCTCCTGTGCCCGTGGTGCCTCCTACGGGCGAGATGCATGGTCTTGGTATTTCTGCCAAGACTCCTGAGATGGACGGTGGGAAGTTTGGAGCGGCGGAGACTCCTCGGCCAACGCTTGAGAACGACCCCGATGTCACTCCCAAGGTTGTTCGTCGCAAGAAGTCGTTTGCGGCTCTCCGGCGTGGAATTCAGACCAACAGTGACGATGAGGATGGTGCTGAGGTGGATGATATCGGGTATGGAGACGTGGATAACCCGAGAGTGAACTCGGAATCCACTTATGGCGGTGAATCAGGGGCGCACGGGGCCGATAGAGCCGTATCTGGCGTTTCTGACGCTACCAGGGCAGTGTCATCTGATTACGGAGCAGTTTCAGAAGCTACCCGAAACTTCTCCGGCATTCAAGGTGTCACTGGAGACCCGAGGGCGGCTGAGTTACGTGCAGCATCCGGTGTCCGATCCGTGTCTCGACCCCTACCAGTCCCGAATGCTGATAGAACCCCCTCCACAGCTACCGCCATTTACTCTGGAAACGATACGTCAGCTTTCAACTCAAGCTCTGGCTACAATTCCAGTTCGGTCGCTGCAAACACCACCTCTTCAGGTATCTACGATCCCACGGGAGTGTATGCCAACACCACTAATGGTACCACCTCTGGTGTCTACCCTGACGCCAGTACTCGAGCTGTGTTCAACAACACTACGACCAACTCCTCAGGatacaacaccaccaacccAGTGGATGCTCTCGGGGTGTTTGGCGCCCCCGCTGCTtctggtgtagttggtACAGGATCCATTGTCGTTACTGACTCTTCTGGCGTAGACACATCAGCCAGCCAGCCAGGAATCACCTCTAGCGGCTCAATTCGACCAATCAAGAAGGAACCCAGCCATCCAGTGTTCGACTCCAACCATCAATTACCCACATCACATTCCCACTACTACACGTACTCTGGATCGGAGTCTGAAGACAATGTGGCCAACCAAAGACACACCTGGAACGACTCGTACGACTCGGAGCTAATGGGTGGGGGCCATGGACGAAACATGAGCTCGCTGGAGAGCCTGGACTGCGgcgaatcacgtgacgccaGCGTTTCCCacgcgtcacgtgactcccgCAACGACGTGAAGCTGTTTGATTTCATCAAGACCAATCGGTCTTCAGCAGCTGACCCCGACTGCGTTGATGACGTCAGCGAGTTTTCCTCGTTCCACTCGAGTGAAGAGTCGTCGTCACGTGGTAGCGACTTTAATGACTCGCGTCGGTTTGAGGACTCCCGGCGGTTTGATGAGAGCCGGGACTTCATGGccgagtcacgtgaccaatcTCGTGTGTATCCGTCGCAGGCTCAATCGCGTGACCAATCGCAGTACTACGACCAGTCACGCGACTTTATGGCCGACTCGACGTCGGACCTGCAGGCGGCTCGAAACTATCTGGCGTCGCGCGACTCGGACGAGTCCCGTGATTTCATGGTTGACTCATCCCGGGACTTTCTGGCTGGTTCATCACGAGACATTCTGCCTCCCGGTACGTCGCGTGACGACTCTGCGCGCCAATTGCGACACATGAAGTCTTCCTCCATGGCGCAGTTCAAgtatcctcctcctcttcctcctaTTTCTTCCGAGAACCCGGCCGAAGACGAGTTTTCGTCCTTTTCCTATCTTGCTGGTATTTTGCAGGGTAAGGTTGCgcttggtgaagaagacggCAAGTCTTTGGAGAGTGCCCATGCACGACGGACGTCCAAGAGTGCCCGGGTGTACTCTCGAAATCCCGTTGACACCTCCCAGGTCCCTCAGTCGGAGTCTTTCACCTCTTCCATCGAGAGCGGGTCGACTGGAGGAGCTTTGTACCCTGATTTGCGAGACTCGTCCATTATGTTTCTCGGCAAGTATGTGAGGGATCGAAGTCCGGCAAAGGGACAGACGAgggtgaagaaggagtgggTGGACGAATACGAGTAA